From Epinephelus lanceolatus isolate andai-2023 chromosome 5, ASM4190304v1, whole genome shotgun sequence, the proteins below share one genomic window:
- the slc10a3 gene encoding P3 protein — protein MRTLFTFCCLFLITGGADRAWATGNLTVDSSNDTNLTADSSSRYITIGDGSSQEFEFPENTNGVIVISSQYRSAAASRKGRQSWKQTVTVRSLDPEVLSILNVTDSGHVGLAKSYIISIRSGLPGRAQLQIQLLDLDQDSVPVLIEERTDYSIRVAPGNDDPATRLIQSGGLSHFSENPVLFALLPLIFVNKCAFGCKVEVEVLRGLLRSPVPLLLGVLGQFLVMPLYAYCVSRLASLPKALSLGLVITCSAPGGGGGYLYSLLLGGDVTLAISMTLVSTVVAAAAMPLSSALYGRLLGVHAALHVPFVKILGTLLFIAIPISLGMLVKLRLPALTRVLLALIRPFSFVLIVGGIFMAYQMGASILANVRPQIVAVGVTVPLLGLLVGAILAKLAGLAPPQRKTVSIEVGVQNSLLALAVMQLSFRRLEADFASQAPFIVALSSTSEMLLIVLGYFAQRRLCGSATPRSDA, from the coding sequence ATGAGGACGCTATTTACATTCTGTTGTCTCTTCCTTATTACCGGCGGAGCGGACCGGGCGTGGGCCACCGGAAACCTAACTGTCGATAGCAGCAACGACACCAACCTGACggccgacagcagcagcaggtacaTCACAATCGGGGACGGGTCATCGCAGGAATTTGAGTTTCCCGAAAACACCAACGGCGTGATTGTAATCTCCAGCCAGTACCGGAGCGCCGCGGCGAGCAGGAAGGGCCGACAGAGCTGGAAGCAGACGGTGACGGTCCGCTCCCTGGACCCGGAGGTCCTCTCCATACTTAACGTGACAGATAGTGGCCACGTAGGACTAGCCAAGAGCTACATTATCAGTATCCGCTCCGGACTCCCAGGCCGGGCTCAGCTGCAGATCCAGCTGCTGGACCTGGACCAGGATTCGGTGCCGGTTCTGATCGAGGAGAGGACGGATTATTCAATCAGAGTGGCGCCCGGTAATGATGACCCGGCCACCCGGCTCATCCAGTCGGGTGGGTTGTCTCATTTCTCTGAGAACCCTGTGCTGTTTGCCTTGCTGCCCCTCATCTTCGTCAACAAGTGTGCCTTCGGGTGcaaggtggaggtggaggtgctgcggGGTCTACTGAGGAGCCCGGTGCCCCTGCTCTTAGGGGTGCTGGGTCAGTTCCTGGTGATGCCATTGTATGCCTACTGTGTATCCCGGCTGGCCTCACTGCCTAAAGCGCTCTCTCTGGGCCTGGTCATCACCTGCTCTGCCCCGGGTGGTGGGGGCGGCTACCTGTACAGTCTGCTGCTCGGAGGAGACGTCACCCTGGCTATCTCCATGACCCTGGTGTCCACAGTGGTGGCGGCAGCAGCCATGCCTTTGTCATCAGCTCTGTATGGTCGGCTCTTGGGTGTGCACGCTGCCCTGCACGTGCCGTTTGTGAAGATCCTTGGCACCCTCCTGTTCATCGCCATCCCCATCTCTCTGGGCATGCTGGTCAAGCTGCGCCTGCCCGCCCTCACACGCGTCCTGCTGGCACTCATACGACCCTTCAGCTTCGTGCTCATCGTAGGTGGAATCTTCATGGCCTACCAAATGGGTGCATCCATCCTGGCCAACGTCAGGCCCCAGATTGTGGCAGTTGGGGTGACGGTGCCTTTGTTGGGGCTGCTAGTTGGGGCTATCCTGGCCAAGCTGGCGGGCCTTGCCCCACCCCAGAGGAAGACTGTCAGCATAGAGGTGGGCGTCCAGAACAGCCTGCTGGCACTCGCTGTCATGCAGCTGTCCTTCCGCCGTCTGGAGGCTGACTTCGCGTCCCAGGCACCCTTCATCGTGGCCCTCAGCAGCACCTCCGAGATGCTTCTCATAGTTCTGGGGTACTTTGCTCAGCGCAGGTTGTGTGGGTCTGCCACCCCCAGGAGTGACGCCTGA
- the chmp1a gene encoding charged multivesicular body protein 1a, which produces MDETLFQLKFTAKQLERMAKRAEKDSEKEQAKVKKALQQKNVECARVYAENAIRKKNEGLNFLRMASRVDAVASKVQTAVTMKSVTKNMGQVTKALDKALASMDLQKVSAVMDKFETQVQNLDVHTSVMEDSMSSAMTLTTPQEQVDDLIHQIAEENGLEVMDQLSQLPAGAGSVGAESSRSQDKEDQLSRRLAQLRN; this is translated from the exons ATGGATG AAACACTCTTCCAGCTCAAG TTCACTGCCAAGCAGCTTGAGAGAATGGCCAAGAGGGCAGAGAAGGATTCAGAAAAGGAGCAAGCCAAGGTCAAGAAG GCTTTGCAACAGAAAAATGTGGAATGTGCCAGAGTTTATGCAGAGAATGCTATccgaaaaaaaaatgaaggtcTCAATTTTCTGCGTATGGCGTCTCGAGTGGACGCAGTAGCCTCTAAGGTCCAGACTGCTGTCACCATGAAGTCA gTTACCAAAAACATGGGCCAGGTGACCAAAGCTCTGGACAAAGCTCTGGCCTCCATGGATCTTCAGAAGGTCTCTGCAGTCATGGATAAGTTTGAAACCCAAGTCCAGAACCTGGACGTCCACACCTCA GTGATGGAGGATTCTATGAGTTCGGCAATGACGCTGACCACGCCTCAGGAGCAGGTGGATGACTTGATTCACCAAATAGCAGAGGAGAATGGCCTGGAGGTGATGGACCAGCTCAGCCAGCTGCCTGCAGGAGCCGGCTCAGTGGGCGCAGAGAGCTCACGGAGCCAGGACAAGGAGGACCAGCTGTCTCGACG GTTGGCTCAGTTGCGGAACTGA
- the LOC117262868 gene encoding charged multivesicular body protein 4b-like, producing the protein MSLLTKLFSGGEKVKKTSCQQEETENLPDREELLMKKRDYLKKKIEQELLFAKKNCRKNRKVALQALRRKKWYEKHLKDIDCTVQAMRSTHKHTHFVNEVNDLIKDITEEQDLIEDMSDAFHTSVILGVEFDEDELLVELESLENNLDESLFEKDRMEEKDFCPKVSPIASPSQPAKTEEDEIEDDLEYLRRWANGPLQPHHQPQHTAKYQ; encoded by the exons ATGTCTTTGCTTACCAAGCTGTTTAGTGGAggagaaaaagtgaaaaagacGTCCTGCCAacaagaggagacagagaaccttccagacagagaggagctgctgatgaaGAAGAGAGACTATCTGAAGAAAAAGATTGAGCAGGAACTTCTGTTTGCCAAGAAAAACTGCAGAAAGAACAGAAAAg TGGCTCTGCAGGCACTGAGAAGAAAGAAGTGGTACGAGAAACATCTGAAGGACATCGACTGCACTGTTCAGGCCATGAGGTCCACTCATAAACACAC ACATTTTGTCAACGAGGTGAATGACCTGATCAAAGACATTACAGAGGAGCAAGATCTGATTGAAGACATGTCAGACGCCTTCCACACATCTGTGATATTAGGAGTGGAATTTGATGAG GATGAGCTGCTGGTAGAGCTGGAGAGTCTGGAGAACAATCTGGATGAGAGTCTCTTTGAGAAAGACAGAATGGAGGAGAAAGACTTTTGTCCCAAAGTGTCACCCATTGCATCACCTTCTCAACCTG CCAAGACGGAGGAAGATGAGATTGAAGATGATTTAGAGTACCTGCGGCGCTGGGCGAATGGACCCTTACAGCCACACCATCAACCACA